The genomic region GACGGCTGCCCTGACTGTGTCAGGACCTCTCTGCTGTGGCAGGGCCAGGCCTGGGCCTCACCTGGGCGTGAAAGACAGACAGTGACTTGACAGAGTGCAGGGGAATCAGGACCCGGACCAGGAACTGCTTGTGCTCGGTCTTCAGGGGCAGCGCAAAGCCATTGATGATGCTGAGGtgggggcagaagagaggaggagggctcAGAAGACCGGGCCTCAGTCTTTCCTCCCAGAATCCTGATGCTccggctgaggcccagagagaatcACCTTCCTAAGATCTCCAGCAGCTCAGCCACACCATTGAAGTGCTCGAGTTCATAGATGAACctgcaagagaaagagaaggatgcGGAAAGGCTCAGAGGGGTCGGAGCAGGCCCGGCCCCTTCTCAGCCATCCTGCCTGCCACCCCATCCTGCACACTAATCCAACTGTCTCCCAGCCCAGAGGCTGAGCTCCCTTCCCAACGCCCCAAACCGCGCCCCACTGAGATCCACACCCACAGCTGAATCACCCTCCTCAGCCCAACCGCTGGTGCTCAAACCTCTCTTCTAGGAAGCACTccaactcttctctttctcccccagacCCTAATTCTCATTTTCTGGCCCCCCATCCAGTCAGCAGGCACCCAGGCTGCAGCCTTCCCTCTTCATGCCTTTCAACCCAATGAATAACAGACACTAAGAGCATCTAGTCTGTGCTATGGACTTCTCAAAATGATCCTGAGAGATAGGGTTTATTAGATCCAttaaacagataaagaaatcgAGGCTCGGCAGTTTGATGACACCCGCCCCAAAGTTAATAAGCAGGATTATTATTGAACTACAACTCCTGGAGGACGGGGATCAGGTCTCACCTATTCTGTAGCTAATAACAACGAGAACAAATGTTTCAGCCTTGGTCAAGGAGCTATATGCTGTGTGCTTTGGAAGCACTGCCTTGTTTCATCGTGATGACTGTCCCTGGGTTAGCGTAGCTagcattcccattttagagatgggagaACTTAAATAATTCGCCCACAGTCACCCAAACATTTGAACCAAACTCAAAACAGGCCACCTAGCTCCAAAGCCAATCTCAACTCCTTCCTACCCTTGTCCAGACCCATAGGGGCCCCTGATGCCCAGTGGGCATCATTGCTCAATACACATTTGCAGAAAGAATCTCTTCATTTGGGTCTTTATGGTCCAGCACAATAAAGATCAAAAGATTTGGATCCTAGGCTCCTAGGCTCCCGGGACTGACCGAGTCCCTGCAAACTACTTCATCTCCCTCAGCctctatttttttcatctgtaaaatggaaataaatacccTTTCCCTGCTGACCTCACGGGAGCCTTTGCCTCTGTCTTCTCCCCTgcagctcccctccctccccaggtctCAGCTGGGCAGGCAGCAGGCACCCACCGGAGGAAGATGTGGCTGCACTGTTTGCGGATGTAGGCCCGGAGCCCCAGGAACTTGCCATAGACCCGGTGCAGGATGGTCTTGAGGTACTCACGCTCCCGGGGGTCCTCACTATCAAATAGCTCCAGGAGCTGGGGGACCcagggtcaggggtcaggggAGAGGCCAAGCCCAGGTTGCTCCCATCCTATCCCCACACCCCTCAGAGAGCCTGCCCTGTCCCATGGCACCACCCGGCCTGGTCTCCCCACTTCACCATCAGGACAAACTTTTGATCCACATATCTCTTGGCCACAGAGGGTTGGAAGTCTGGGCTCTCCAAGAAACGCAGGAAAAACTCATATACCAGCTGAGAGAGGGGAAAGACAAAAAGGTGACTTCAGGaacagcctccctcctccccctaccCGCCCTCTGCCAGTCTAGGAGGCCATCCCCCCCTCTACTGAAACtcagctccctgccttccccagcccccGTACCTGCAGATGTGGCCAGGAAGGCTCAAGGTTGGGCTCATCCTCTTCAGGATCAAATTCAGGGTTCTCACTGGGTGGCAGGGTCCGGAAGATATTCACTGAGATctgaagggcaggggcagggttCTTTTAGGAAGAGCCCTCGAAGGCAGAAAAGCCAGGAGGTCCCTTATCCAAAGGTCTAACGAGCCTCAGCACCTGCCCCGGCAAGCAATTCACTCCTcagcgatcatgacctgaacataTGGAAGCCctgggttgggggctggggaCCCAGGGATAAACAAGTCACATCCCTGCCCTCTATCGGGTACTGGGGTCCAGCGGGGATGACAAGATGTTAAGCAATAAGGTCTATGGACATCCTAGTCAGCAGAAAAGGAGGTGTCTAGCCTGGACACGGAGACGCTTCTCTTCACTGAGAAGAGGCTGCACCTGAGCTAGACCATGGCAATAAGGGACACGATGGGAGTGCACGCCAGGCGTCAGGAGAGCATAAGCAAAAGTGCAGGGTGGGACAGGCCCAGGAGGCACCGAGGGACCTACACTGGCCAGATGCAGCAGGGctgcggggaggaggggaggaagatgtAGGCCCTGAAGCTAAGCCAAAGAGCATGGGGTTATCCTTTGCAGAAAAAGGGGAGCACAGGCAGGTCAGTAGGGTTCCATGTCCCCCAAGCCCTCCCCCAGAGGCCGGGAGCCAGGCAGGTGCTTACCATGCGGATGATGTCAGGGTAGACAGGCTCAATGAGGACCCCCCGGGTGCTCCCCACACACTCCACCAGCTCATTGAGCGCTGCCCGCTTCACCTCCTTCCCCTTCAGGTCAGCCACACAGTCCAAGAAGTCAAACATCACCCCACATTGGGCCAGCTTCCGGCTCAACAGCTCGTGCAGCTCAGAGGCTGGCAcatctggggagaagggagggggctgAGCCTGCGCGCCGGTTACCACAGCTCTGGGCATGGACGAACCTTCCTAATCCATAGAgcagcctccccctgcccccagccccaatGCTCGTGTCATCCTCCACTCTTTGCAGACAGCAAATGCCTCCTGTCCCACCCTCCATTCCTGCAGGATAAAGGAGCTGCTTCTCTTCCTAACCCGGGCTCAGAGAGCAGGATGGCCTGACTCAAAGCAAGGTAAGAGACCCTGGATGCCCGGGCTTGCCACGGGGGCCCAAAACAACCATGCCACCCTTTCATAGGTGGCACTCTGTTCTAAGAGCCAGAGATGAGAAGGAGGGTGGGTGCTGAGGATCTCCAGGGTACCCTCTGGCTCAGCCAGTCGAGCCCCGTGGCCCAGAGGTGAGGACCCTACGTGGCGATCACAGGGAGCTGTGCTGAGCACCTGCTCCAGGACCCTGGCGGTAGCCTCCTGGAACCCAGACTGTGGGCCCCACCCTCGGCCGTGGTTTGCCCCCCCAGGGTGGTGCCACTTCCAGATGCCCCACCTCCAAGGATGACAGGCCAGTCAGGCTATGCGTCAGCAGAGGGCTGgagcgctgggggtgggggtcatcTCCAGTGCTGGAGTCCCCAGCCCAGAAGGAGCCATCTAAACCCTCTGATCACAGTGGCCAGCTGCTTCTCACTACCCGTCGCAGCGTCGCTGGCCCGCTCTGGGACTCGGGTACCCTGGCAGCCTGCCGCAGGGCTCACCTTTGAGCAGGGGCAGTGGAGTGAGCTCTTGCTGGTTGCTCTGATAGCGGAACTGAGAGGAGCTGTGGGAGCGCCGGGGCCGGGCCCTGCGGAGGGAACGGCGGGAGAAGCCGTCCACCTTGTCGGGTGGGGGCACAGGCGACAGCCCGGGGGaagaggggctggtgggggtgcTCGCAGGGGGCAGCTTTGTCTCCATGGTGGCCAGGCGGTGGGTCAAGCCTTCAGGGCCCCTGGGATTCCCTCTGGGCCCGGAGGATGCCGAATGAGGTGAGGCTGACTAACTTGGGCCcatcctggggcgggggggggcacaCAACCACAGTCTGGGCCCCCCCCCAGGGCCT from Panthera uncia isolate 11264 chromosome D1, Puncia_PCG_1.0, whole genome shotgun sequence harbors:
- the PPP2R5B gene encoding serine/threonine-protein phosphatase 2A 56 kDa regulatory subunit beta isoform isoform X4; translated protein: METKLPPASTPTSPSSPGLSPVPPPDKVDGFSRRSLRRARPRRSHSSSQFRYQSNQQELTPLPLLKDVPASELHELLSRKLAQCGVMFDFLDCVADLKGKEVKRAALNELVECVGSTRGVLIEPVYPDIIRMISVNIFRTLPPSENPEFDPEEDEPNLEPSWPHLQLVYEFFLRFLESPDFQPSVAKRYVDQKFVLMLLELFDSEDPREREYLKTILHRVYGKFLGLRAYIRKQCSHIFLRFIYELEHFNGVAELLEILGSIINGFALPLKTEHKQFLVRVLIPLHSVKSLSVFHAQLAYCVVQFLEKDATLTEHVIRGLLKYWPKTCTQKEVMFLGEMEEILDVIEPSQFVKIQEPLFKQVARCVSSPHFQVAERALYFWNNEYILSLIEDNCHTVLPAVFGTLYQVSKEHWNQTIVSLIYNVLKTFMEMNGKLFDELTASYKLEKQQEQQKARERQELWQGLEELRLRRLQGTQGAKEAPLQRLTPQVATSGGQS
- the PPP2R5B gene encoding serine/threonine-protein phosphatase 2A 56 kDa regulatory subunit beta isoform isoform X3, with protein sequence METKLPPASTPTSPSSPGLSPVPPPDKVDGFSRRSLRRARPRRSHSSSQFRYQSNQQELTPLPLLKDVPASELHELLSRKLAQCGVMFDFLDCVADLKGKEVKRAALNELVECVGSTRGVLIEPVYPDIIRMISVNIFRTLPPSENPEFDPEEDEPNLEPSWPHLQLVYEFFLRFLESPDFQPSVAKRYVDQKFVLMLLELFDSEDPREREYLKTILHRVYGKFLGLRAYIRKQCSHIFLRFIYELEHFNGVAELLEILGSIINGFALPLKTEHKQFLVRVLIPLHSVKSLSVFHAQLAYCVVQFLEKDATLTEHVSTSGGQGRPHPCGSDSSLPQLPQVIRGLLKYWPKTCTQKEVMFLGEMEEILDVIEPSQFVKIQEPLFKQVARCVSSPHFQVAERALYFWNNEYILSLIEDNCHTVLPAVFGTLYQVSKEHWNQTIVSLIYNVLKTFMEMNGKLFDELTASYKLEKQQEQQKARERQELWQGLEELRLRRLQGTQGAKEAPLQRLTPQVATSGGQS